In one Pseudomonadota bacterium genomic region, the following are encoded:
- a CDS encoding GcrA family cell cycle regulator has product MSWTDERVEILKKMWGEGQSASVIAKELGGVTRNAVIGKVHRLGLSNRAGATSAAAKPAPEKKSAKAPEKEAVAAEAKPEPKTESAAPERALSPAARKIIPAGQPLPPQPSANEISPEALAKVNEVEKTSKKISLMELTERTCKWPVGDPATEDFWFCGLPVQQGKPYCEAHVGVAFQPMSSRRDRRR; this is encoded by the coding sequence ATGTCCTGGACTGACGAACGCGTTGAAATCCTGAAGAAAATGTGGGGCGAAGGCCAATCCGCCTCCGTCATCGCCAAGGAACTCGGCGGCGTGACGCGCAATGCTGTCATCGGCAAGGTGCATCGCTTGGGCCTTTCGAACCGCGCAGGCGCGACCTCGGCGGCGGCGAAACCCGCCCCTGAGAAGAAATCCGCCAAGGCTCCCGAGAAAGAGGCCGTGGCCGCGGAAGCGAAGCCCGAGCCCAAGACCGAAAGCGCGGCGCCCGAGCGCGCGCTCTCGCCCGCCGCACGCAAGATCATTCCGGCAGGCCAGCCGCTGCCGCCGCAGCCTTCGGCCAACGAGATCAGCCCCGAGGCGCTCGCCAAGGTCAACGAGGTGGAAAAGACCTCCAAGAAGATCTCGCTCATGGAGCTCACCGAACGGACCTGCAAATGGCCCGTGGGCGACCCGGCGACGGAGGATTTCTGGTTCTGCGGGCTGCCTGTCCAGCAGGGCAAGCCCTATTGCGAGGCCCATGTGGGCGTGGCGTTCCAGCCCATGTCCTCGCGCCGGGACCGCCGCCGCTAG
- a CDS encoding ABC transporter permease, which yields MTETNYASRDHGRGGDMGTRRFGRVNWMGLYTLCERECRRFLAIPTQTILAPLVTAGLFLLIFSIAFGDARGEVMGQPFLVFLAPGLMAMSVIQNAFANTSSSLISAKVMGNIVDTLMPPLSGGELTVGFLVGGIGRGLLIAVVLMAALWLVLGIGVAHPIAMLGFIVLGSAFMGALGLLAAMQAQKFDQMAALTNFVVTPLAFLSGTFYSVTALPPALEAITRVNPIFYAIDGMRWSVLGVSDSPPVLAITVLGASTFALCMLTWWGFRTGYRLKP from the coding sequence ATGACGGAAACGAATTACGCATCGCGCGATCACGGGCGCGGCGGGGACATGGGCACGCGGCGCTTTGGCCGGGTCAACTGGATGGGCCTCTACACGCTCTGCGAGCGGGAGTGCCGCCGCTTCCTCGCGATCCCGACGCAGACGATCCTCGCGCCGCTCGTGACGGCGGGCCTTTTCCTGCTCATTTTCTCCATCGCGTTCGGCGATGCGCGGGGCGAGGTGATGGGCCAGCCCTTCCTCGTCTTTCTCGCGCCGGGCCTCATGGCGATGAGCGTGATCCAGAATGCGTTCGCCAACACCTCGTCCTCGCTCATCTCTGCCAAGGTCATGGGCAACATCGTCGACACGCTCATGCCGCCGCTCTCCGGCGGGGAGCTCACGGTGGGCTTTCTCGTGGGCGGGATCGGGCGCGGGCTTCTCATCGCGGTGGTGCTCATGGCCGCGCTCTGGCTTGTGCTCGGCATCGGCGTGGCGCATCCCATCGCAATGCTGGGCTTCATCGTGCTGGGCTCGGCCTTCATGGGCGCGCTGGGGCTTCTCGCAGCCATGCAGGCCCAGAAATTCGACCAGATGGCCGCGCTCACGAATTTCGTCGTCACGCCGCTCGCGTTCCTGTCGGGCACGTTCTACTCGGTGACGGCGCTGCCGCCCGCGCTCGAGGCGATCACGCGCGTGAACCCGATTTTTTACGCCATCGACGGCATGCGCTGGTCGGTGCTGGGCGTCTCCGACAGCCCGCCCGTGCTGGCGATCACGGTGCTCGGTGCTTCGACATTCGCGCTCTGCATGCTCACGTGGTGGGGCTTTCGGACGGGCTACCGCCTCAAGCCGTGA
- a CDS encoding anti-sigma factor, which produces MTTQTAEPDWNLLSAEYVLRLLPEREERAFEAALAKTPRLHRLVAHWIEQFEGLDTAFGSEKPRGRAKKELFDRLFGEAPQGARAGASAGAASGGFGKFVKGLFGGGNSAGFAAGAAVAVAGFVVVNVMTGPAERAVPDAPVLAEAPVAPASPAVSFVAEIAAEDESLRILAAYSPATGQVQLTRTAGAAREGRALELWAIAGEAAPVSLGVLPTDALATVALPEALREIEGLILAVSDEPPGGSTTGAPTGDVLALGQTVGI; this is translated from the coding sequence ATGACCACCCAGACCGCCGAACCCGACTGGAACCTCCTTTCAGCAGAATACGTGCTGCGCCTCCTGCCTGAGCGGGAGGAGCGGGCCTTCGAGGCCGCGCTCGCCAAGACGCCGCGCCTCCACCGGCTGGTGGCGCACTGGATCGAGCAGTTCGAAGGGCTCGACACGGCCTTCGGCAGCGAGAAGCCCCGGGGCCGTGCGAAAAAGGAACTCTTCGACCGGCTCTTCGGCGAAGCGCCGCAGGGCGCGCGGGCAGGGGCCTCCGCTGGCGCAGCCTCCGGCGGATTTGGCAAGTTCGTGAAGGGCCTCTTTGGCGGGGGCAACAGCGCTGGCTTCGCGGCGGGCGCCGCCGTGGCCGTGGCTGGCTTCGTCGTCGTCAATGTCATGACCGGGCCCGCCGAGCGCGCAGTGCCTGACGCGCCTGTTCTGGCAGAGGCTCCAGTTGCCCCGGCATCGCCGGCGGTAAGCTTCGTGGCCGAAATCGCCGCGGAGGATGAGAGCCTCCGCATCCTCGCCGCCTATTCGCCTGCCACGGGACAGGTGCAACTCACGCGGACCGCGGGCGCGGCGCGCGAAGGGCGCGCGCTGGAGCTCTGGGCCATCGCCGGGGAGGCCGCACCCGTCTCGCTCGGCGTGCTGCCCACCGACGCCTTGGCCACCGTGGCGCTCCCTGAGGCGCTGCGGGAGATCGAAGGACTCATCCTCGCGGTCTCTGACGAGCCGCCGGGCGGATCCACCACCGGCGCGCCCACGGGCGATGTGCTCGCGCTCGGCCAGACGGTCGGCATCTGA
- a CDS encoding aspartate aminotransferase family protein translates to MIPSILPTYNRAKLNFVKGEGSWLIEADGRRFLDLGAGIAVNALGHAAPELVEALTEQAGQLWHTSNLYGIPQQERLADLLVEHTFADTCFFTNSGTESCELAVKMARKYHFEKGHPEKVDIICFEGSFHGRSSAAIAAAGSEKMTRGFGPLLPGFVHLAFGDHDAIAPAITERTAAIMVEPVQGEGGIRPLPDACLKGLRDLCDSHDILLILDEVQCGVGRTGKLFAHEWAGIAPDIMMVAKGIGGGFPLGAVLATEEAARGMTAGTHGSTYGGNPLGCAVGARVMEIVTDAGFLADVNRKAGRLRQGLEALVASHPEVFDHVRGQGLMLGLVCRAPNTEVVSAAMAEELLTVGAADNTVRLLPALNIPDADIDEALRRLDQAAASLTP, encoded by the coding sequence ATGATCCCCTCGATCCTGCCGACATATAACCGCGCAAAGCTGAACTTCGTGAAGGGCGAGGGCAGCTGGCTCATCGAGGCGGACGGGCGACGCTTCCTCGATCTCGGCGCAGGCATCGCGGTCAACGCGCTGGGCCATGCCGCGCCGGAGCTTGTCGAGGCCTTGACCGAGCAGGCGGGCCAGCTCTGGCACACGTCCAATCTCTACGGCATCCCGCAGCAAGAGCGCCTCGCCGATCTCCTCGTGGAGCACACTTTCGCCGATACCTGCTTTTTCACGAATTCGGGCACGGAGAGCTGCGAGCTCGCCGTGAAGATGGCGCGGAAGTACCATTTCGAGAAGGGCCACCCGGAGAAGGTCGATATCATCTGCTTCGAGGGAAGCTTTCACGGACGCTCTTCTGCAGCTATCGCCGCGGCGGGCTCGGAGAAGATGACGCGCGGCTTCGGCCCGCTCCTGCCGGGCTTCGTCCATCTCGCGTTCGGCGATCACGACGCCATCGCGCCCGCCATCACGGAGCGGACGGCTGCCATCATGGTGGAGCCCGTACAGGGGGAGGGCGGCATCCGTCCGCTGCCCGATGCCTGCCTCAAGGGTCTGCGCGATCTCTGCGACAGCCACGACATCCTCCTCATCCTCGACGAGGTACAGTGCGGCGTGGGCCGGACGGGCAAGCTCTTCGCCCATGAATGGGCGGGCATCGCGCCTGACATCATGATGGTGGCCAAGGGCATCGGCGGGGGCTTCCCGCTGGGCGCGGTGCTCGCGACCGAGGAGGCCGCGCGCGGCATGACCGCGGGTACCCATGGGAGCACGTATGGCGGCAACCCGCTCGGCTGCGCGGTGGGCGCGCGGGTGATGGAGATCGTGACGGATGCGGGCTTCCTCGCCGACGTGAACCGCAAGGCGGGCCGTCTCCGGCAGGGGCTCGAGGCGCTCGTGGCCTCCCACCCGGAGGTCTTCGACCACGTCCGCGGGCAGGGGCTCATGCTCGGGCTCGTCTGCCGCGCGCCCAACACGGAAGTCGTCTCCGCCGCCATGGCCGAGGAACTCCTCACCGTGGGCGCGGCCGACAACACCGTGCGCCTCCTGCCCGCGCTCAACATCCCCGACGCCGATATCGACGAGGCGCTGCGCCGCCTCGATCAAGCCGCGGCCTCGCTCACGCCCTGA